The following are encoded together in the Bacillus sp. V2I10 genome:
- a CDS encoding MFS transporter, with translation MPRSLWLLIIGMLVNVTGSSFLWPLNTIYIHDHLGKSLTVAGVVLMLNSAASVAGNLIGGVLFDRYGGYRSILSGIILTFAAISGLVFFHGWPSYILFLTLVGFGSGIVFPSMYALAGTVWPEGGRKAFNAIYVSQNAGVAVGAALGGLIAGYSFQYIFIANAALYAVFFFVAFFGYRNIAARPAVQTSILQQSSKVKNNDKFTALCILCSGYLLCWVAYVQWQSTIAAHTQELGIPLTQYSLIWTVNGALIVFAQPLVNTFVKYFAESIKKQMMIGFVIFIVSFAVVSFAEEFTGFMAAMIILTVGEMLVWPAVPTIANDLAPKGREGFYQGFVNSTATGGRMIGPLLGGVLVDLNGMNMLFIVLIGLLVLAMFTTSIYDKKLKNQKLGEAVLTS, from the coding sequence ATGCCGCGTTCTTTATGGCTATTAATTATTGGCATGCTGGTCAATGTAACGGGATCATCGTTTCTATGGCCATTAAATACGATTTACATACATGATCATCTTGGCAAATCATTAACCGTTGCCGGAGTGGTTCTGATGTTAAACTCGGCTGCGAGTGTGGCAGGAAATTTGATTGGCGGTGTTTTATTTGACCGCTACGGCGGGTACCGTTCAATCTTAAGCGGAATTATTCTTACGTTTGCTGCTATTTCAGGTCTTGTGTTTTTTCATGGATGGCCTTCATATATCTTATTTTTGACGCTGGTAGGTTTTGGATCAGGAATCGTATTTCCGTCTATGTATGCACTGGCGGGAACGGTTTGGCCAGAGGGCGGAAGGAAGGCTTTTAATGCCATCTATGTCTCTCAAAATGCAGGTGTCGCTGTCGGAGCAGCTCTTGGAGGATTAATTGCGGGGTATTCATTTCAATATATCTTTATTGCCAATGCAGCCTTGTATGCTGTTTTTTTCTTTGTTGCATTCTTCGGATATCGAAATATAGCAGCGCGTCCAGCTGTACAAACGTCCATTTTGCAGCAGTCATCCAAAGTAAAAAACAATGATAAATTTACCGCACTTTGCATTCTTTGCTCAGGCTATTTGCTGTGCTGGGTCGCATACGTTCAGTGGCAATCCACCATTGCTGCACATACTCAGGAACTTGGCATCCCTCTTACCCAATACAGCTTAATATGGACTGTAAATGGTGCATTAATCGTGTTTGCCCAGCCTTTAGTGAATACCTTTGTTAAGTATTTTGCTGAATCCATAAAAAAACAGATGATGATAGGATTCGTCATTTTTATCGTTTCCTTTGCAGTGGTTTCATTTGCCGAAGAGTTCACCGGATTTATGGCTGCGATGATTATTTTGACTGTTGGTGAAATGCTTGTGTGGCCAGCAGTTCCAACGATAGCGAATGACCTTGCGCCTAAAGGAAGGGAAGGTTTTTATCAGGGATTCGTCAACAGTACGGCCACAGGCGGAAGAATGATTGGTCCGCTGCTTGGCGGTGTGCTGGTAGATCTGAACGGAATGAACATGCTTTTCATAGTATTAATTGGCTTGCTGGTTCTTGCAATGTTTACAACATCAATCTATGACAAAAAATTAAAGAATCAAAAACTGGGAGAAGCTGTTCTGACCTCCTAA
- a CDS encoding ABC transporter ATP-binding protein — MIELKNLSKTLDGEKVLDSISLKLDRGEIFGILGRNGSGKTTILRLIQQIILPDEGEVLFEGVSIIENPLVKRKVIYVSVQNPFYDRYTYRELVRILKPLYPDFDVTYSNELINRYGIPETKKYRELSTGLKKQLSLILAFATRPAVILLDEPTDGIDAVTRHDLLQLMIDEVAERETAILITSHRLEDIERICSRIGFLEGESLTNVMDMDSVKEDYMKIQAVFEEDVHLIIRERNISILDYAGVFYTLLLKCDDKENQDWLKSLRPKVWNQLPVNLEEVFIAKFGGKRRW, encoded by the coding sequence ATGATTGAGCTGAAGAATCTTTCGAAAACGCTTGATGGAGAAAAAGTTCTTGATTCCATCTCCCTGAAGCTTGACAGAGGAGAAATCTTTGGAATACTTGGCCGGAACGGTTCGGGAAAAACCACGATTTTACGTTTAATTCAGCAGATTATTTTGCCGGATGAAGGAGAGGTTTTGTTTGAGGGCGTCTCCATTATAGAAAATCCTCTTGTTAAACGGAAGGTGATTTACGTGTCTGTTCAGAATCCTTTTTATGACAGATACACATACAGAGAACTAGTACGTATTCTTAAGCCGCTTTATCCAGATTTTGATGTGACTTACTCAAATGAATTAATCAACAGATACGGAATACCGGAAACAAAAAAATATCGTGAATTATCAACTGGTTTGAAAAAACAGCTGTCCCTGATCCTTGCATTTGCCACCCGCCCTGCAGTGATTCTGCTTGATGAGCCTACAGATGGCATTGATGCTGTCACCCGTCATGACCTCCTTCAGCTGATGATCGACGAGGTCGCAGAAAGAGAAACAGCGATTCTCATCACATCACATCGCTTAGAAGATATTGAGCGAATCTGCAGCCGGATCGGTTTTTTGGAGGGAGAATCGCTTACAAATGTGATGGATATGGACTCTGTAAAAGAAGATTACATGAAAATTCAGGCCGTATTCGAAGAAGATGTTCATCTTATAATCAGAGAGCGAAATATCTCCATTTTGGATTACGCAGGTGTATTCTATACACTTCTATTAAAATGTGATGACAAAGAGAACCAGGATTGGCTGAAATCGTTAAGGCCGAAAGTGTGGAATCAGCTCCCGGTTAATTTAGAAGAAGTATTTATCGCTAAGTTTGGAGGGAAGCGAAGATGGTAG
- a CDS encoding glycogen biosynthesis protein GlgD yields the protein MKKRSKQNNPEQKTRNGSNNQDVEFGKDFDPVKQSKKKYEQHGQPVKSKQRSE from the coding sequence ATGAAAAAACGTTCAAAACAGAATAATCCTGAACAAAAGACAAGAAACGGCTCAAATAATCAGGATGTAGAATTTGGGAAAGACTTTGATCCTGTTAAGCAATCTAAAAAAAAGTATGAGCAGCACGGTCAGCCTGTAAAATCGAAACAGCGTTCAGAATAA
- a CDS encoding tetraprenyl-beta-curcumene synthase family protein, producing MAKIYKDIFPVVHVHLDKWREKANQIPNAELRNQALSSINDKSFHCEGGGIFAFLSEANKHECIEFIVAYQTISDYLDNLCDRSTSLDPLDFAMLHQSMNDALTAGAPLKNYYSYRTDQNDGGYLHALVSTCQNILSRLGNYPLIAEHLLELSCYYCDLQVHKHVTIDERIPRLETWFEKNKHGLPDMQWYEFSACAGSTLGIFCLVSYAFREDFNEREAFRIRESYFPYVQGLHILLDYLIDQEEDRIGGDLNFCNYYKTEKEMMRRLEHFVLQAESNLSGIPHENFHKLIHRGLLGVYLSDEKVTSRKDLGKLARHLIKLGGKTSSFFYWNGRAYRTIQKLAASRSS from the coding sequence ATGGCGAAAATTTATAAAGATATTTTTCCCGTTGTGCATGTCCATCTGGATAAATGGAGAGAAAAAGCAAATCAGATTCCAAACGCAGAGCTTAGAAATCAGGCGCTGTCAAGTATAAATGATAAATCCTTCCACTGTGAGGGCGGAGGGATTTTTGCGTTTTTGTCAGAAGCAAACAAGCATGAATGCATTGAATTTATTGTTGCTTATCAGACCATAAGTGATTATCTTGATAATTTATGTGATCGAAGTACATCACTTGATCCATTGGATTTCGCGATGCTGCACCAATCAATGAATGATGCTCTGACTGCAGGAGCACCGCTGAAAAATTATTATTCATACCGGACAGATCAAAATGACGGCGGATACTTGCACGCTCTCGTATCTACATGCCAAAATATATTAAGCAGACTCGGCAACTACCCTCTAATTGCCGAACACTTACTCGAATTGTCGTGTTATTACTGTGATTTACAAGTACATAAGCATGTAACAATAGATGAGCGCATTCCGAGGCTTGAAACATGGTTTGAAAAAAACAAACATGGATTGCCGGATATGCAGTGGTATGAATTCTCTGCGTGTGCGGGGTCAACTTTAGGCATTTTTTGTCTGGTCTCTTATGCATTCAGAGAGGACTTCAACGAAAGGGAAGCGTTCCGGATCCGTGAAAGCTATTTTCCATACGTTCAAGGCCTGCATATTCTGCTCGACTATTTAATTGATCAAGAAGAAGATCGAATTGGCGGAGATTTGAATTTCTGCAATTACTATAAGACCGAGAAGGAAATGATGAGAAGGCTTGAGCATTTCGTCCTGCAGGCTGAATCCAACCTCAGCGGAATCCCTCATGAAAACTTTCATAAACTCATTCATAGAGGACTGCTTGGCGTTTATTTATCCGACGAGAAAGTAACCTCAAGAAAAGATCTCGGAAAGCTTGCCAGACATTTAATCAAACTAGGCGGAAAAACGTCCTCGTTCTTTTACTGGAATGGGCGGGCATACCGTACTATTCAGAAGCTTGCTGCCTCAAGAAGCTCTTAA
- a CDS encoding DUF4257 domain-containing protein — protein sequence MLQTVVVASLIGGLMGLLGHVKKKGRIEKPRMTKRFIYLGFWEDIAMGITASILLVLSTEPSSSFQLVVLSIIAGYSGEAVLRSFDFVRQQQDNTVQPEKDNERQAK from the coding sequence ATGCTGCAGACAGTAGTTGTGGCGTCATTGATTGGGGGGTTAATGGGTTTACTTGGACATGTCAAAAAGAAAGGAAGGATCGAAAAACCAAGAATGACTAAACGATTTATCTACTTAGGATTCTGGGAAGATATCGCAATGGGGATAACAGCTTCTATCCTGCTTGTTTTATCGACAGAACCCTCATCCTCATTTCAGCTTGTCGTGCTTTCTATTATCGCTGGTTACAGCGGGGAAGCGGTATTAAGGAGTTTTGACTTTGTCAGACAGCAGCAGGACAACACAGTGCAGCCAGAAAAAGACAATGAGCGTCAAGCAAAATAA
- a CDS encoding YtzC family protein has translation MATRQSVTECLERCSNSYDYARNQYAEGSKQEHYNDTEYTKAQQMLEDAVNECNSLTLSANDQQKEQLYRMRLQLQQLQNEMILLDH, from the coding sequence ATGGCAACAAGACAATCCGTAACTGAATGTCTCGAAAGATGCTCAAATTCGTATGACTATGCCAGAAATCAATACGCTGAAGGATCTAAGCAGGAGCATTACAATGACACAGAGTATACAAAAGCTCAGCAAATGCTTGAAGATGCAGTAAATGAGTGCAATTCCTTGACATTAAGCGCCAACGATCAGCAAAAAGAACAGCTTTACAGAATGCGGCTTCAGCTTCAGCAGCTTCAAAATGAAATGATTTTACTGGATCATTAG
- a CDS encoding GntR family transcriptional regulator has product MIQIDPRSSTAIYEQIIQQMKELCLKGVLKHGEKLPSVRELSTMIIANPNTVSKAYKELEREGIIETLRGRGTFVSENAQITLDQGKMEMIKEQLKPLIVDAVYAGVDIEIIHKWIEEISGEMRGGRND; this is encoded by the coding sequence ATGATTCAAATTGATCCGCGCAGTTCAACCGCGATTTATGAGCAAATCATACAGCAAATGAAAGAGCTTTGTTTAAAGGGAGTATTAAAGCACGGAGAAAAGCTGCCGTCTGTCAGAGAGCTCTCAACGATGATTATTGCAAATCCAAATACAGTCAGCAAAGCCTATAAAGAATTAGAACGGGAAGGCATTATTGAAACATTGAGGGGCAGAGGAACGTTTGTATCGGAGAATGCCCAAATAACATTGGATCAGGGGAAGATGGAGATGATTAAAGAACAGTTGAAACCGCTCATTGTAGATGCTGTTTATGCAGGTGTAGACATTGAAATTATCCATAAATGGATTGAGGAAATCAGCGGGGAAATGAGAGGTGGAAGAAATGATTGA
- a CDS encoding TIGR01212 family radical SAM protein (This family includes YhcC from E. coli K-12, an uncharacterized radical SAM protein.), producing the protein MKQINPFPYASDEKRYHTWNYHLRNHFGHKVFKVALDGGFDCPNRDGTAAFGGCTFCSAAGSGDFAGNRAEDLVTQFNQIKEKMHEKWKNGKYMAYFQAYTNTHAPVEVLREKFESVLELDGVVGLSIATRPDCLPDDVVEYLAELNERTYLWVELGLQTVHERTSLLINRAHDYECYKKGVEKLRKYNIRVCSHIINGLPLESNEMMMDTVRAVSKLDVQGIKIHLLHLLKGTPMVKQYEKGKLEFLTKEDYVSLVCDQLEILPQDMIVHRITGDGPIDLMIGPMWSVNKWDVLNSIDAELKNRGSFQGKYFQKEQVIAE; encoded by the coding sequence TTGAAGCAGATTAACCCTTTTCCATATGCATCAGATGAAAAAAGGTATCATACATGGAATTATCATTTAAGAAATCACTTTGGACATAAAGTGTTTAAGGTAGCATTAGACGGAGGATTTGACTGCCCCAATCGAGACGGTACAGCAGCATTTGGCGGCTGCACATTTTGCAGTGCAGCCGGTTCCGGAGATTTTGCGGGAAACCGCGCAGAGGATCTTGTTACTCAATTCAATCAGATAAAGGAAAAGATGCACGAAAAGTGGAAAAACGGCAAGTACATGGCCTATTTTCAAGCGTACACAAATACTCATGCACCTGTTGAGGTCCTCCGTGAGAAATTTGAGTCTGTTCTGGAATTGGATGGAGTTGTCGGGCTATCTATTGCCACAAGGCCTGACTGCCTGCCCGATGATGTTGTTGAGTATTTGGCCGAATTGAACGAGAGAACGTACCTGTGGGTGGAACTTGGGCTTCAGACTGTGCATGAGCGGACATCTTTGCTTATAAATCGCGCCCACGACTATGAGTGCTATAAAAAAGGCGTGGAGAAGCTGCGAAAGTATAACATTCGTGTTTGCTCCCATATTATTAACGGACTTCCGCTTGAATCAAATGAAATGATGATGGACACAGTCCGTGCTGTGTCAAAGCTCGATGTTCAGGGCATTAAAATCCATCTTCTCCATTTACTAAAAGGGACTCCCATGGTAAAGCAGTATGAGAAAGGCAAGCTGGAATTTTTAACAAAAGAAGACTATGTAAGCTTAGTATGCGACCAGCTTGAAATTCTGCCTCAGGATATGATCGTCCACCGGATTACAGGAGATGGGCCGATTGATTTAATGATTGGCCCAATGTGGAGTGTGAATAAATGGGATGTTCTCAACTCAATTGATGCAGAACTTAAGAACCGCGGCAGTTTTCAGGGAAAATATTTTCAGAAAGAACAGGTAATAGCAGAATGA
- a CDS encoding gamma carbonic anhydrase family protein — protein sequence MIYPYKESFPQISNSAFIANSAVVTGDVIIGDESSIWFHTVIRGDVSPTIIGSRVNIQDQCCLHQSPDAPLIIEDEVTVGHQVILHSSIIRKQSLIGMGSIILDGAEIGEGAFIGAGSLVPQGKKIPPNTLAFGRPAKVVRELNEEDRKDMERIRREYVEKGQYYKKIQENQE from the coding sequence ATGATATACCCTTATAAAGAAAGCTTTCCGCAAATTTCAAATTCGGCATTCATCGCAAACTCCGCTGTGGTTACCGGTGACGTCATAATAGGTGATGAATCAAGCATTTGGTTTCATACGGTGATAAGAGGCGATGTTTCGCCGACAATTATAGGCAGCAGGGTCAATATACAGGATCAGTGCTGCCTCCATCAAAGCCCTGATGCGCCTCTAATTATTGAAGATGAGGTGACTGTCGGCCATCAGGTTATTTTACATAGTTCGATCATTAGAAAGCAATCATTGATCGGGATGGGTTCCATTATACTCGATGGGGCCGAAATAGGCGAAGGTGCTTTCATTGGAGCCGGCAGCTTAGTCCCTCAGGGAAAAAAGATCCCCCCAAATACACTTGCATTCGGCAGGCCTGCAAAAGTAGTCCGCGAATTAAATGAGGAAGATCGAAAAGACATGGAACGCATTCGCCGCGAGTATGTTGAAAAAGGCCAATATTATAAAAAGATCCAGGAAAACCAAGAATAA
- a CDS encoding ABC transporter ATP-binding protein, with protein sequence MIKAEHLNHSFKVGKKGSEKEIPVLKDISLEVKKGEIASIVGRSGSGKSTLLNLISGYIPPTSGKIIVGGAEVTEFNEKEWAEFRLNTFGFIFQSFQLIPSLTTFENIELPLTLKGIPSSERKTLVTEMLYRIGLQNHSTHYPNELSGGQQQRVGIGRALITNPEIILADEPTGSLDSETEKEILDLIKELNTEKGITFFIITHDEEVAEYSDRKFVLQDGVLKERGVPVES encoded by the coding sequence ATGATTAAGGCAGAACATTTAAATCACTCCTTTAAGGTTGGGAAAAAAGGCAGTGAAAAAGAAATTCCTGTATTGAAAGATATATCGCTGGAAGTGAAAAAAGGGGAAATTGCATCGATTGTCGGCAGAAGCGGTTCCGGAAAATCGACCTTGCTGAACTTGATTTCAGGCTATATCCCTCCCACATCAGGAAAGATTATTGTCGGCGGGGCGGAGGTTACTGAATTTAATGAAAAAGAGTGGGCGGAATTTCGTTTGAATACATTCGGGTTTATCTTTCAAAGCTTTCAGCTGATACCAAGCCTGACTACATTTGAAAATATTGAACTTCCTTTAACTCTGAAAGGGATTCCATCATCAGAACGGAAAACACTCGTTACTGAAATGCTGTACCGAATCGGATTGCAAAATCACTCCACCCATTATCCGAATGAGCTTTCCGGAGGGCAGCAGCAGCGTGTCGGAATTGGACGAGCCCTGATTACTAATCCGGAAATTATCCTTGCTGATGAGCCTACAGGAAGCCTGGATTCTGAAACAGAGAAAGAGATTCTTGATTTGATAAAAGAATTGAACACTGAAAAGGGAATCACCTTCTTCATTATTACTCATGATGAAGAGGTCGCAGAATACAGTGACCGCAAGTTTGTCCTACAAGATGGCGTGTTAAAGGAAAGAGGCGTTCCTGTTGAAAGTTAA
- a CDS encoding alpha/beta hydrolase — translation MWKWECEDSNPKGVIVIVHGAAEHHGRYRWLVEMWKCSGYHVIMGDLPGQGTSTRRRGHILSFDEYIIEFNVWVDEARKLGLPLFLLGHSMGGLIVIRAMQEKHQHINGVILSSPCLGLVYKPSKAMELISKPLNIIAPALRVDSGLSVSIATRNKEVRDADENDTLYVTKVSIRWYRELIKAIEQAHINVKKFPDLPLLVMQGGDDKVVDSSAVKTWFNRAALSEKAFKEWKGFYHEIFNEPERDQVFNYAQTFVDAHLES, via the coding sequence ATGTGGAAATGGGAATGTGAAGATTCTAATCCTAAGGGTGTTATTGTGATTGTCCATGGTGCAGCAGAGCATCACGGACGTTACCGCTGGCTCGTTGAAATGTGGAAGTGCTCCGGGTACCATGTCATTATGGGGGATCTGCCGGGGCAGGGTACATCGACAAGAAGGCGCGGGCATATCTTATCATTTGATGAGTATATTATCGAATTTAATGTATGGGTGGACGAAGCCCGTAAGCTTGGTCTGCCGCTTTTCCTTTTAGGCCATAGCATGGGCGGCCTGATTGTTATTCGGGCAATGCAGGAAAAGCACCAGCATATTAACGGTGTTATTTTATCTTCTCCATGTCTTGGGCTCGTGTATAAGCCAAGTAAAGCAATGGAGCTGATTTCTAAGCCGTTAAATATCATTGCACCTGCCTTGAGAGTGGATTCCGGCTTATCTGTCAGCATAGCTACAAGAAACAAAGAAGTGAGAGATGCAGATGAGAATGATACACTTTATGTGACAAAAGTGTCGATAAGATGGTATCGTGAATTAATTAAAGCAATTGAGCAGGCGCATATAAACGTGAAGAAATTTCCTGATTTGCCGCTGCTTGTCATGCAGGGTGGAGATGATAAAGTTGTCGACAGCTCTGCTGTTAAAACTTGGTTCAACCGCGCTGCTTTGTCAGAAAAGGCTTTTAAAGAGTGGAAAGGCTTCTATCATGAAATCTTTAATGAGCCTGAGCGGGATCAAGTATTCAATTACGCTCAAACGTTTGTCGATGCGCATTTAGAGAGCTGA
- a CDS encoding ABC transporter permease, whose translation MKVKDQLNLVKRNMKKNRMRVFMTVLATTIGCAFLIVLASVGFGMQKSMQEELLSTQKLNEIQISGKETDGQVEQAPKEQIKELENTEHVAAVVRRSGVSQTAQTEVKLSDRTSAFAGPVLTNIDQELKGNTKLVSGNAPKSDREIIVGYHFGKSLLTEAERKQLEKRNENPELKQEAPEGFKGDLIGKEIVFSMTEQVKDKSETKSWTFKIAGVAEAPARDFMKDSNIYISEKWKSEMRAFAEKADGAEEFEEPEYSEIYVYTTGIEQVKEVTDGLKEKGYLVYSVTEELDNLNLFFNAFKAGLIFIGTVAVLIASIGIFNTMTMAVTERTQEIGIMKAIGAQPGMIRRIFLLESAFIGILGALLGVAIAYVISFAANYAIPRILEAVSEGSMEGVDFTFSSIPLSLVLIASGISVGVAVISGLRPAVKATKINVLSALRREL comes from the coding sequence TTGAAAGTTAAAGATCAGCTTAACCTGGTGAAACGCAATATGAAAAAAAATCGGATGCGGGTATTCATGACCGTTCTTGCTACAACGATAGGCTGCGCCTTTTTAATTGTCCTCGCATCTGTTGGATTCGGCATGCAAAAAAGCATGCAGGAGGAGTTATTAAGCACACAGAAGCTAAATGAAATTCAAATCAGCGGAAAAGAAACAGACGGTCAAGTTGAACAAGCACCAAAAGAGCAGATTAAGGAGCTTGAAAATACCGAACATGTGGCAGCAGTCGTAAGAAGATCAGGAGTATCCCAGACTGCCCAAACAGAAGTCAAACTTTCGGATAGGACGTCTGCCTTTGCGGGTCCCGTTCTTACGAATATAGATCAGGAGCTGAAGGGAAATACGAAACTTGTGTCTGGAAATGCTCCCAAAAGCGATAGAGAAATCATTGTAGGCTATCATTTTGGAAAATCCCTTTTAACGGAAGCTGAGAGAAAGCAACTGGAAAAAAGAAATGAGAATCCCGAGTTGAAACAAGAAGCACCAGAAGGATTTAAAGGTGACCTCATTGGAAAAGAGATTGTGTTTTCGATGACAGAACAAGTAAAAGATAAATCGGAAACAAAAAGCTGGACGTTTAAAATAGCAGGCGTAGCTGAAGCGCCTGCAAGAGATTTTATGAAGGACTCCAATATTTACATCAGCGAAAAGTGGAAAAGCGAGATGAGGGCTTTTGCTGAAAAAGCAGATGGAGCAGAGGAATTTGAAGAACCAGAGTATTCGGAGATATATGTTTACACAACAGGTATTGAGCAAGTAAAAGAAGTGACAGACGGTTTAAAAGAAAAAGGCTATCTTGTGTATTCCGTCACGGAAGAACTCGATAACCTCAACTTATTCTTTAATGCGTTTAAAGCCGGGCTGATATTTATCGGAACAGTAGCCGTTCTTATCGCCTCAATCGGAATTTTTAATACGATGACAATGGCGGTGACAGAACGAACGCAGGAAATCGGAATCATGAAAGCCATTGGCGCGCAGCCGGGAATGATAAGAAGAATTTTTCTGCTTGAAAGTGCATTTATCGGCATACTTGGCGCCTTGCTTGGTGTCGCGATTGCGTACGTAATCAGTTTTGCTGCCAACTACGCAATCCCTCGCATCCTGGAGGCAGTCTCGGAAGGAAGCATGGAGGGAGTGGATTTCACTTTCTCTTCTATTCCGCTTAGCCTTGTGCTGATTGCAAGCGGCATCAGCGTGGGAGTCGCGGTTATCTCAGGCTTGAGGCCTGCGGTGAAAGCAACTAAAATTAATGTGCTTTCAGCGTTGAGACGTGAACTATAG
- a CDS encoding class I SAM-dependent methyltransferase — MKLERVLPFAKSILARTVTQGDIAIDATIGNGHDTVFLAELVGDSGHVYGFDIQEDALNATSSRLSDHSITDRVTLFKESHEHAADFLPKSISGRVASAIFNLGYLPGGDKEIVTKPESTIQAIEQLFSLMKQGGVIILVIYHGHPGGKIERDAILEYACQLDQKKAHVLQYQFLNQKNSAPFIIAIEKMQA; from the coding sequence ATGAAATTAGAACGGGTTCTTCCTTTTGCAAAATCCATCTTGGCAAGGACTGTTACTCAAGGGGACATTGCAATAGACGCAACAATAGGAAATGGACATGACACTGTCTTTCTGGCAGAGCTTGTCGGAGACAGCGGACATGTTTATGGCTTTGATATCCAGGAGGATGCACTCAATGCTACATCATCAAGATTGTCCGATCACTCTATTACAGACCGTGTGACACTATTTAAAGAAAGCCATGAACATGCAGCTGACTTCTTGCCGAAGAGTATCTCTGGACGGGTAGCTTCAGCTATCTTTAATCTGGGCTATTTGCCTGGCGGCGATAAAGAAATCGTCACAAAGCCAGAGTCGACCATTCAGGCAATTGAACAGCTCTTTTCCTTGATGAAGCAGGGAGGAGTCATCATTCTTGTTATTTATCACGGACATCCTGGCGGAAAAATTGAACGTGATGCTATTTTGGAATATGCCTGTCAGCTGGATCAAAAAAAGGCGCACGTTCTGCAGTATCAATTTCTTAATCAGAAGAACAGTGCTCCATTTATTATTGCAATTGAAAAAATGCAGGCATAG